One window of Bacillus alkalicellulosilyticus genomic DNA carries:
- a CDS encoding TIGR01212 family radical SAM protein (This family includes YhcC from E. coli K-12, an uncharacterized radical SAM protein.), giving the protein MDKQYEPVPLLFGEKRYHTWNFHLRQHFGEKIFKVPLDAGFDCPNRDGAVASGGCTFCSERGSGDFAGDRTDDVVTQFHTIKDRMHKKWKTGQYIGYFQAYSNTYAPVSELRELFEAILKQEGVVGLSIATRPDCLPDDVVEYLAELHERTYLWVELGLQTVHERTALLINRAHDYQCYKDGVAKLRKHGIRVCSHIINGLPLETTSMMLETAKEVAKLDVQGIKIHLLHLMKRTPMVKQYENGLLEFMNFEEYVKLVVDQLEILPPEMIIHRLTGDGPADMVIGPMWSLKKWDVLNAIEAELKRRNSWQGRLYNLPQGVSSL; this is encoded by the coding sequence ATGGATAAACAGTATGAACCTGTTCCTCTTTTATTTGGGGAAAAACGTTATCACACATGGAATTTTCATTTACGACAACATTTCGGCGAAAAGATTTTTAAAGTTCCTCTTGATGCCGGCTTTGATTGCCCTAATCGAGACGGGGCTGTCGCAAGTGGCGGCTGTACGTTTTGTAGTGAACGGGGGTCTGGAGACTTTGCGGGTGACCGTACAGATGATGTTGTCACTCAGTTTCATACCATCAAAGACCGAATGCATAAAAAGTGGAAAACAGGTCAGTACATTGGCTATTTCCAAGCCTACAGCAATACGTACGCGCCAGTGTCAGAGCTTCGAGAATTATTTGAAGCCATTTTAAAACAAGAAGGTGTTGTCGGTTTATCGATTGCCACCCGTCCTGATTGTCTACCAGATGATGTCGTTGAATATTTAGCTGAATTACATGAACGTACTTATCTATGGGTTGAGCTAGGATTACAAACAGTTCATGAACGAACAGCTTTATTAATTAATAGAGCTCATGATTATCAATGCTACAAGGATGGAGTTGCTAAACTAAGAAAGCACGGCATTCGTGTCTGTTCTCATATAATAAATGGACTTCCTTTAGAAACTACTTCGATGATGCTCGAGACAGCCAAAGAAGTCGCAAAACTCGATGTGCAAGGGATTAAGATTCATTTGCTTCATTTAATGAAACGCACACCTATGGTTAAACAATATGAAAATGGCTTACTAGAATTTATGAATTTTGAGGAATACGTTAAGTTAGTTGTTGACCAATTAGAGATACTACCTCCTGAGATGATTATTCATCGGTTAACAGGAGATGGACCCGCTGACATGGTAATTGGACCAATGTGGAGTTTAAAAAAATGGGATGTCTTGAATGCGATTGAGGCCGAGTTAAAACGACGAAACTCTTGGCAAGGTAGGTTATACAATTTACCTCAGGGGGTATCATCACTATGA
- a CDS encoding gamma carbonic anhydrase family protein — protein MIYPYKNRYPEIANTVFLADFVTITGDVIIGDYSSIWFNTVIRGDVSPTVIGERVNIQDNCVLHQSPAYPLIIEDDVTVGHQVILHSCKLKKNSLIGMGSIILDGAVVGEGAFIGAGSLVSQGKVIPPNTLAFGRPAKVIRELTEEDKKDMERIRTQYVEKGQYYKGLQQE, from the coding sequence ATGATTTATCCATATAAAAATAGATATCCTGAGATTGCTAACACTGTATTTCTAGCCGATTTTGTAACGATTACTGGCGATGTCATAATTGGTGACTATTCTAGCATCTGGTTTAATACCGTAATCCGCGGCGATGTGTCACCGACGGTCATCGGAGAACGAGTCAATATTCAAGATAACTGCGTCCTTCATCAAAGTCCAGCATACCCACTTATAATTGAAGATGATGTCACAGTCGGTCATCAAGTCATATTACATAGCTGTAAATTAAAGAAAAATTCTCTTATTGGTATGGGTTCTATTATACTAGATGGGGCCGTTGTTGGCGAAGGTGCGTTTATCGGAGCTGGTAGTTTAGTTTCTCAGGGAAAAGTGATTCCTCCTAATACTCTAGCCTTTGGACGACCTGCCAAAGTAATTCGAGAGCTAACAGAGGAAGATAAAAAGGACATGGAACGTATTCGCACACAGTATGTAGAAAAAGGTCAGTATTACAAAGGACTTCAGCAGGAGTAG
- a CDS encoding alpha/beta hydrolase, translated as MLKWEVQQPRGVIVIVHGAGEHQGRYRWVAERWNAAGFHVITGDLPGQGKTRGKRGHIKSFTQYIDTIVSWYTEASKYELPVFLLGHSMGGLASIRTMMKKQLPFHGVILSSPCLKLKKPPTPVKRWAAKTLHYVLPELQAKSGIQTHNVTRNEQIREEYLKDELRVTKVSLRWYQELTKAMQLSHQEVGKFPEVPILVMQAGDDYIVDKEATRQWFNALQLEDKSYKEWKGLYHEIFNEPERERVFEYAKSFVELHL; from the coding sequence ATGTTGAAGTGGGAGGTACAGCAGCCTAGAGGTGTCATTGTGATTGTTCATGGTGCAGGAGAGCATCAGGGGCGTTACCGCTGGGTGGCAGAACGTTGGAATGCTGCTGGTTTTCATGTGATTACCGGAGACCTACCTGGACAAGGAAAAACACGAGGAAAACGGGGGCATATCAAGTCATTCACTCAATATATTGATACGATTGTTTCCTGGTATACGGAAGCTTCTAAATATGAGCTACCAGTTTTTTTACTAGGTCATAGTATGGGAGGGCTAGCCTCGATCCGTACAATGATGAAAAAGCAACTTCCTTTTCATGGAGTGATTTTGTCATCCCCATGTTTAAAACTTAAGAAACCACCTACACCCGTTAAAAGGTGGGCAGCCAAAACCTTACACTATGTCTTACCAGAGCTCCAAGCAAAGTCTGGAATCCAAACACATAATGTCACTCGAAACGAACAAATTCGAGAGGAATATTTAAAAGATGAGTTAAGAGTCACCAAGGTTTCTCTTCGATGGTATCAAGAATTAACAAAAGCCATGCAACTTAGCCATCAAGAGGTAGGTAAGTTCCCAGAGGTTCCGATTCTTGTCATGCAGGCTGGAGATGATTATATTGTAGATAAAGAGGCAACTAGACAGTGGTTTAATGCCTTACAGCTTGAGGATAAATCGTATAAAGAATGGAAGGGACTTTATCACGAAATTTTTAATGAACCAGAACGTGAGCGAGTATTTGAATATGCAAAAAGCTTTGTCGAGTTACATTTATGA
- a CDS encoding class I SAM-dependent methyltransferase — protein MNLIRILPFARNLLESVLGEGDVAVDGTAGNGHDTLFLAQLVGKTGHVYSFDIQAEALKNTKTRLEENGASNQVTLIHKGHEGVKDFIPSSGYDKLKAAIFNLGYLPGGDKSIVTTADTTITAIESLFEMMAPGGIIILVIYHGHEEGKLEKHAVVEYASHLPQDKAHVLQYQFINQKNDPPFIIAIEKKTV, from the coding sequence ATGAATTTAATTCGGATCCTCCCTTTTGCACGCAATTTACTAGAGTCTGTTCTTGGCGAAGGAGATGTTGCTGTCGACGGAACAGCAGGTAACGGGCACGATACCTTATTTCTAGCGCAATTAGTCGGAAAAACCGGTCACGTTTATAGCTTTGATATCCAAGCTGAGGCTTTAAAAAATACTAAAACACGTCTTGAAGAAAATGGGGCTAGCAACCAAGTCACGCTCATTCATAAGGGTCATGAAGGGGTGAAAGACTTTATACCTTCATCTGGTTACGATAAGTTAAAAGCAGCGATTTTTAATTTAGGCTACCTGCCTGGAGGAGACAAATCGATAGTAACCACCGCCGATACTACGATTACGGCAATAGAATCTTTGTTTGAGATGATGGCCCCCGGGGGCATCATTATACTTGTGATCTATCACGGTCATGAAGAAGGAAAGCTAGAGAAACATGCGGTTGTAGAATATGCCTCGCACTTGCCACAAGATAAAGCCCATGTTCTTCAATACCAATTCATTAATCAAAAAAACGACCCACCGTTTATTATTGCGATTGAAAAAAAGACGGTATAG
- a CDS encoding tetraprenyl-beta-curcumene synthase family protein: MKTPTNSWTLMAGIYRKVVPDVHHLLRKWKEKASVIPNEELRNQALMSIETKTFHCVGGGIYGLLAKEQFDNVLSFIVAYQTISDYLDNLCDRSTSQDPADFQMLHLSMKHALTPGVNRINYYEQREDQDDNGYLKELVGTCQNALVSLPNYSVIAPHLLELCDYYCDLQVFKHVQKEKREELLQEWFTKHKAKFPEMTWYEFSACAGSTLAIFCLVAYASHPQLTNDDAIQLKKSYFPWVQGLHILLDYFIDQEEDRAGGDLNFCFYYPSEENMVERFQYFIEKAKMSIQGLRDEPFHSLIVKGLLAIYLSDKKVQQQKQVRKIARRLIKTGGVSTRFFFLNCKFYRSVWSSK, from the coding sequence ATGAAGACACCGACCAATTCATGGACGTTAATGGCAGGCATTTATCGAAAAGTTGTTCCCGATGTTCATCATTTACTCCGTAAGTGGAAAGAAAAAGCAAGTGTTATCCCCAATGAAGAGTTGCGAAATCAGGCACTTATGAGTATTGAAACAAAAACGTTTCATTGTGTGGGTGGAGGGATTTACGGATTGCTAGCAAAAGAACAATTTGATAATGTTCTTAGCTTTATAGTCGCGTATCAAACGATAAGTGATTACCTAGATAACTTATGCGATCGCAGTACGTCACAAGACCCAGCCGATTTTCAAATGTTACATTTATCAATGAAACATGCTTTAACGCCTGGAGTAAATCGTATCAATTATTATGAACAGCGGGAAGACCAGGATGATAATGGGTATCTAAAAGAACTAGTAGGAACCTGCCAAAACGCTTTAGTATCATTGCCGAATTATTCAGTAATTGCCCCTCATTTACTTGAACTCTGTGATTATTATTGTGATTTGCAAGTGTTCAAGCATGTTCAGAAAGAAAAGAGAGAAGAGTTATTACAAGAATGGTTTACTAAACATAAAGCAAAGTTTCCCGAGATGACATGGTATGAATTTTCTGCATGTGCAGGCTCAACGCTAGCTATCTTTTGTTTAGTCGCTTATGCAAGTCATCCTCAGCTAACAAATGATGATGCAATTCAGTTAAAAAAAAGCTATTTCCCCTGGGTGCAGGGGTTACATATTTTACTTGATTACTTTATAGACCAAGAAGAGGACCGTGCTGGTGGAGATTTGAATTTTTGTTTTTATTATCCGTCAGAAGAAAATATGGTCGAGCGCTTTCAGTATTTTATAGAAAAAGCCAAAATGTCGATTCAGGGGTTACGAGATGAGCCCTTCCACTCATTAATCGTTAAAGGACTGCTAGCTATTTACTTATCTGATAAAAAAGTTCAGCAACAAAAGCAAGTTAGAAAAATAGCGAGACGACTCATCAAAACAGGTGGTGTCTCCACGCGCTTCTTTTTTCTCAACTGTAAGTTCTATCGAAGCGTTTGGTCGTCAAAATAA
- a CDS encoding phosphatase PAP2 family protein → MERSKEWLYKADCQLFYIFNEKSRSILLWKVMSTLTHLGGALFTISSVLLLIAVSPPLIQKVAIASAISLTSSHLIVVLIKKLYKRIRPYMTLPDAKVVENPFKDHSFPSGHTTSIFSITIPFMITWPSSAILLLPLALLVGLSRIFLGLHYPSDVLVGALLGTICGILCLSLFAIGG, encoded by the coding sequence ATGGAGCGATCTAAAGAATGGTTATACAAGGCAGACTGTCAGTTGTTTTATATTTTTAATGAAAAGAGTAGGTCCATTCTCTTATGGAAGGTAATGTCCACATTAACTCACCTTGGTGGAGCATTATTTACGATAAGCAGTGTGTTGCTTTTAATTGCAGTAAGCCCGCCCCTCATTCAAAAAGTAGCTATTGCTTCAGCTATTTCCTTAACAAGTAGCCACCTTATCGTCGTCTTGATTAAAAAACTCTATAAACGAATTCGTCCTTACATGACGTTACCAGATGCTAAGGTAGTAGAAAACCCGTTTAAAGACCACTCTTTTCCCTCTGGTCATACAACATCCATTTTCTCGATAACGATTCCCTTCATGATAACTTGGCCTAGCTCCGCTATTTTATTGCTACCTCTGGCCCTTCTTGTAGGACTATCTCGAATCTTTCTTGGCCTACACTATCCTTCCGATGTCCTTGTTGGAGCTTTACTAGGGACGATTTGCGGAATTCTTTGTCTAAGTTTATTCGCAATAGGGGGTTAA
- a CDS encoding glycosyltransferase family 4 protein translates to MRIALFTDTYIPQVNGVAKTLQRLVNHFELRNVDYKLFVPTEMPDPFPSHIHSFFSLPFFLYPECRLAVPNPFLIRQQMAEFKPDLLHITTPFNIGLSGLHYGKKLNIPMVGSYHTHFDHYLQYYKLTIMSEMLWTYLRWFYGHFEETFVPSTETKIHLVKKGFNNIQLWTRGVDCSLFQPYQNTNLLPTTAQDKYKLLYVGRMAPEKDLATLCQVIRKMPEQLKDNIHWVFVGDGPMLPEMKAEFSKNVTFTGYLTGTALAEMYASADLFVFPSTTETFGNVVLESLASGTPAIVANEGGVQEIVTHNQTGMVCQSKNPQAFIQAIEMILGNESKRRQMSLEARSYAKTQSWEAIFDNLLLHYEQTIYQTKKTVRMA, encoded by the coding sequence ATGAGAATCGCACTCTTTACTGATACCTATATTCCTCAAGTAAATGGGGTCGCAAAAACCTTACAACGACTAGTTAATCATTTTGAACTTCGAAATGTGGACTATAAACTATTCGTTCCGACAGAAATGCCTGACCCATTTCCTTCTCATATTCACTCATTTTTTAGTCTACCATTCTTTTTATACCCGGAGTGTAGATTAGCTGTCCCAAATCCATTTTTAATTCGACAGCAAATGGCTGAATTCAAGCCTGACCTTCTGCATATAACTACTCCCTTTAATATAGGGTTGAGTGGACTTCATTACGGAAAAAAATTGAACATTCCAATGGTTGGTTCGTATCATACTCATTTCGATCATTATCTCCAGTACTATAAACTTACGATTATGTCAGAGATGCTTTGGACATATTTACGTTGGTTTTATGGGCACTTCGAAGAAACCTTTGTCCCTTCAACAGAAACGAAAATACACCTTGTAAAAAAGGGATTTAATAACATACAGCTATGGACTCGGGGCGTAGACTGCTCGTTATTTCAACCTTACCAAAACACCAATCTACTCCCAACAACGGCTCAAGATAAATATAAACTTCTTTATGTAGGAAGAATGGCACCTGAAAAAGATTTAGCTACCCTTTGCCAAGTGATCAGAAAAATGCCTGAACAGCTAAAAGATAACATACACTGGGTGTTTGTTGGTGATGGTCCAATGCTTCCAGAAATGAAAGCAGAATTTAGTAAAAATGTTACATTTACTGGATATTTAACAGGTACAGCACTCGCTGAAATGTATGCTTCTGCTGACTTATTTGTGTTCCCTTCGACTACAGAAACATTTGGCAATGTCGTGTTGGAATCATTAGCCTCTGGTACACCTGCTATTGTTGCGAATGAAGGTGGTGTCCAAGAAATAGTAACTCACAATCAAACCGGAATGGTATGTCAATCTAAAAACCCTCAAGCCTTTATTCAAGCGATTGAAATGATTCTAGGAAACGAGAGCAAGCGAAGACAAATGAGTCTAGAGGCCAGATCCTATGCCAAAACTCAGTCGTGGGAAGCGATTTTTGATAATCTCTTACTTCACTATGAACAAACCATCTATCAGACAAAGAAAACCGTACGAATGGCATAA
- a CDS encoding IS256 family transposase has protein sequence MTQIQFNLDIDVLKESVMNSNIDAVVKSSIVLVLNEFMEKERDEHLQASAYERSPERRDYRNGYYERELLISIGKIKLRVPRTREGDFSTSIFERFSRVDQALTLSMLEMVVNGVSTRKVKNIVEQLCGESVSKSFVSSLTEKLDPVVNKWANRPLNVQYFPYLYADAMYIKVREHNKVVPKAVYLMTAMDEEKKRQVIGLKIDHAESFEAWQGFFSDLKARGLQSPKLIVSDAHAGLKKAIDREFIGTSWQRCSVHFKRNIINKLPKKGSSQVIADLRRIYQTISCEEARKFKDDLLMNHQDNPKLKKAIEILEDGFEESIQYLNEPKMYQRHLSSTNSLERLNQEIRRRERVIRIFPNTQSAFRLIGALLMENENLQLNRRYTLKP, from the coding sequence ATGACTCAAATACAGTTTAACCTAGATATTGATGTTTTAAAAGAATCTGTGATGAATTCGAATATTGATGCAGTTGTAAAATCTTCAATTGTATTAGTTCTTAATGAGTTTATGGAGAAAGAACGGGATGAGCATTTACAAGCATCTGCCTATGAGCGTTCTCCAGAACGCCGGGATTACCGTAATGGATATTATGAGCGTGAGCTACTGATTAGTATTGGAAAAATTAAATTACGTGTACCTCGTACAAGAGAAGGAGACTTTTCAACTTCTATATTTGAACGGTTTTCTCGCGTAGACCAAGCACTAACTCTTTCTATGTTAGAAATGGTGGTAAATGGGGTGTCAACACGAAAAGTAAAAAACATTGTAGAACAACTTTGCGGAGAAAGTGTATCCAAATCATTTGTTTCGTCCCTAACGGAGAAGCTTGATCCTGTTGTGAATAAATGGGCTAATCGACCACTTAATGTCCAGTATTTTCCTTACCTCTATGCAGATGCCATGTATATTAAGGTGCGTGAACATAATAAAGTTGTACCCAAAGCAGTCTATCTTATGACGGCAATGGATGAGGAAAAAAAGAGGCAAGTTATTGGATTAAAAATAGACCACGCTGAGAGTTTCGAGGCGTGGCAAGGGTTCTTCAGTGATTTAAAAGCGCGAGGACTCCAATCTCCTAAACTTATTGTCTCTGATGCCCATGCTGGATTAAAAAAGGCTATAGACCGAGAATTTATCGGAACTTCATGGCAAAGGTGTTCCGTTCACTTTAAACGAAACATTATTAATAAACTTCCCAAAAAAGGGTCTAGCCAGGTCATAGCAGATTTGAGAAGAATATACCAAACAATCTCTTGTGAAGAAGCAAGGAAATTTAAAGATGACCTTCTCATGAATCACCAAGATAATCCCAAGTTGAAGAAGGCAATTGAAATCCTTGAAGACGGATTTGAAGAATCCATTCAATATTTAAATGAACCAAAAATGTATCAACGACACCTATCAAGTACCAACTCGTTAGAGCGTCTAAATCAGGAAATAAGAAGACGAGAAAGAGTCATTCGTATTTTTCCAAATACACAATCAGCTTTTCGATTAATTGGGGCGCTATTAATGGAGAATGAAAACCTTCAGTTAAATAGGAGATATACTCTAAAGCCCTAA
- a CDS encoding AraC family transcriptional regulator, which yields MGWVESLQQAIDYMEKNLLEDISIEDIAKQANTSPFHFQRIFSILTETSVGEYLRRRRLTLAAQELSATNHKIIDLAFKYGYDTPEAFSKAFRRQHGMTPSEARRNNGKLHSYNRLVIQVSLKGVESMKYKIVEKEAFQVIGIRKEFSLQNEENSTEIPKLWGQLNSDGTTDKLVSLNNGVIKGVLGICVDNKIPQKIEYWVATDYVGNTPEGYESLVIPASKWGVFEVHGAMPNAIQSAWNQIFSEWFPSNNYECAGTPELEVYSEDDPNRSDYYSEIWIPLK from the coding sequence ATGGGTTGGGTTGAATCATTGCAACAGGCTATCGATTATATGGAAAAAAACTTGCTTGAGGACATTTCAATAGAAGATATAGCTAAACAAGCAAATACATCACCTTTTCATTTTCAGCGGATTTTTTCTATTTTAACCGAAACTTCTGTGGGCGAATATTTACGAAGGAGGCGTTTGACTTTAGCAGCGCAGGAGTTATCTGCAACTAATCATAAAATAATTGACCTCGCCTTCAAATATGGCTATGACACTCCTGAAGCCTTTTCAAAGGCATTTCGTAGGCAACATGGAATGACACCAAGTGAAGCAAGAAGGAACAACGGTAAGTTACATTCTTATAACCGCCTGGTGATTCAGGTGAGTCTGAAGGGAGTAGAATCAATGAAGTATAAAATTGTGGAAAAAGAAGCATTTCAAGTGATTGGCATCCGTAAAGAGTTTTCATTACAGAACGAAGAAAACTCAACTGAAATCCCTAAACTATGGGGACAACTGAATTCTGATGGAACGACAGATAAACTTGTCAGTCTAAACAACGGAGTCATCAAAGGTGTACTGGGAATATGTGTCGACAATAAGATTCCTCAAAAAATTGAATATTGGGTTGCGACGGATTATGTTGGGAACACACCTGAAGGCTATGAGAGTCTTGTTATTCCGGCATCAAAATGGGGTGTCTTTGAAGTCCATGGTGCTATGCCAAATGCGATTCAAAGTGCGTGGAATCAAATTTTTTCTGAGTGGTTTCCTTCCAACAACTACGAATGTGCTGGAACGCCAGAATTAGAAGTCTATTCAGAGGATGACCCTAACCGTTCAGATTATTATTCAGAAATTTGGATTCCACTCAAATAG
- a CDS encoding PhzF family phenazine biosynthesis protein: MRIPIYQIDAFTNELFKGNPAAVCPLNGWLRDDILQNIAAENNLSETAFFVKKGDEYELRWFTPKGEVDLCGHATLASAYVICTYLVEDIKNVKFNTKSGMLEVSKDDGQYILNFPSREGEKCEAPEELIKGLGKTPIEVYMSRDYLAVFDTEDDILSLELNMNELKKLDGLGVIVTAKGKEVDFVSRFFAPKVGIEEDPVTGSAHCTLVPYWKKRLNKTELVALQLSDRGGKLYCTDLGETIRISGEAVSYLKGYIYV; encoded by the coding sequence ATGAGAATCCCAATTTATCAGATTGATGCATTTACAAATGAACTATTTAAAGGAAATCCAGCGGCTGTATGTCCATTAAATGGTTGGTTAAGAGACGATATATTGCAAAATATTGCAGCAGAAAATAATTTATCTGAAACTGCTTTTTTTGTAAAAAAGGGTGATGAATATGAGTTAAGATGGTTTACACCAAAAGGGGAAGTAGACTTATGTGGACACGCAACATTAGCGTCTGCTTATGTAATATGTACATATTTAGTTGAAGATATAAAGAATGTAAAGTTCAATACAAAAAGTGGTATGTTAGAAGTATCTAAGGATGACGGGCAATATATATTGAATTTTCCTTCAAGAGAAGGAGAAAAATGTGAAGCGCCAGAGGAACTTATTAAGGGCTTAGGTAAAACACCAATAGAGGTCTATATGTCCAGAGACTATTTAGCAGTTTTTGATACAGAAGATGATATTTTAAGTCTTGAATTAAATATGAATGAACTAAAAAAATTAGATGGACTTGGGGTAATAGTGACAGCTAAAGGAAAAGAAGTAGATTTTGTATCGAGATTTTTTGCACCAAAAGTAGGAATAGAGGAAGACCCTGTTACTGGTTCTGCTCATTGTACGTTAGTTCCATATTGGAAAAAGAGATTAAATAAAACTGAACTTGTCGCATTGCAATTATCAGATAGAGGCGGCAAGCTGTATTGTACTGATTTAGGTGAAACAATAAGAATTTCTGGTGAAGCTGTTTCTTATTTAAAAGGATATATATATGTTTAG